One Candidatus Regiella endosymbiont of Tuberolachnus salignus genomic window, ATCACCCGGATTGATTTATTTGATGATAGACGGCAGATCATCATTCAACCCCATCAGGAAGCTGTAAAACGGAAAAACGAGCGCTGGGTATTGGATATCACCCCGGATACACTTGACGCGATGGCGAACAGAAAAAAAGTCTGGTCGGAATGGCAACAACGCCCGACTATAACATACGGTGAGGCTGTCTTGGCGTTACTGAATATGGGGATTGCTCCGGCGGATATGTCAAAGATACACGATCTGTTGGTAGAGCATATTCGAAAAACAGAAATACCAGATAAACCTTTGTTAGGAGGATTAGGGGGATTTGTTTGGAGTGTCTATGACGTTATCCAGCGAATGTCTGATCCCTTGAGCGACTTGCATACTAAAGTGGATCTGCGAACGTTGATGGTGTCAACGCTACTTTAGATTGACCACTTTTTGCTACTTTAAAATGTCCAGTTTTTGCTAATTTTCCTGTTGGGTTTCTATTCCAGGCGCCTGGATAATATCAGTCGTTTTTATAGGCAACATGCCTGCTTTGCGTTTATTTTTGAGTCGATAGCTTTCTCCTTTAATATTCAATGTGGTTGAATGATGTAAAAGCCTGTCTAAAATCGCAGTTGCTAAAATGTGATCACCGAATACGTCCCCCCAATCAGTAAAACTTTTATTTGATGTGAGAATGATGCTCGCCTTTTCATAACGACGGCTCAATAACCTGAAAAATAGGCTAGCTTCTTCGCGATTCATCGGTAAATACCCGATTTCATCCAGTATTAATACCCTGGCATAGCACAGTTGCTGAAGTTGGCGTTCCAGACGGTTTTCTTGCTTTGCCTTCATTAAGGTACAGCAGAGTCTATCCAGAGGCATAAACAATACCCGATGCCCAGCTGTAGCTGCCTTGACAGCCAGCGCTATCGCCAAATGCGTTTTCCCTACCCCAGGTGGGCCTAACAAAATGACGTTTTCATGATGTTCGACAAACCTCAGCCCCGCCAGCTCGCGGATAATTTTCCTGTCTATACTTGGTTGGAAAGTAAAGTCAAATTGCTCCAAGGTTTTTATCCACGGCAAACGTGCTTGTTTTAACCGCGATTCCAAGCCTTTTTGGTGACGCCCGTTCCATTCCTGGGCTAATGCCTGCTGGAGAAATTCACGGTAGTTCAGTGCTTTCTTGGTGGCTTCTTCACATAAACTCTCCAACGCATCGCCCAGGTAATCCATTTTTAACCGTATCAACAAGTTTTCCATTTCCATCAGAGTAGCTCCTCATACACACTGAGCGAACGAGACGCTACTCGATTGACCTGTTGCCAAAGGGCTTGATGATGTTCTGGCACCTTTTGCCAGCCCTGCGTTACCTCCTGCAAGAGATGCGTCGCGAGCAGTTGCTCATCGCCGTAAATACGTAGCGTATTATCTAAACCGATACGAATATTAACCGCACGACCACACCAGAATGAAGGCACGCTATAGCGATTACCTCTGACATCGATATAGCTGTCCCATGCCACTTGTCGTAGGTCGAAGTAGCTGGTATCGAAATCAGTCGCAGGGAGTGGCATCAAGGCTATTTTTTCCTCAGCAAAACGATTTTCCGGTGTCTGCTTGAATTGACGAAGATGACGCTGGTCTGCCACTTTCGCCAGCCACATCGCTAGCAGTTGATTAACATGAGCGAAACTCTCAAACTGACGGTAGCGAGTGAAAAAATTGTGTTTAACATAGCCCACCATCCGTTCGGTTTTGCCTTTCGTTTGCGGTCGATAAGGCTTACAGGCGCGAGGGCTAAACCCATAGTGATTAGCCAGTTGCAGGAAGCCCGCATTGAACTCGATGTGGCCATTTTGTCCATGTTTGATAACAGCGGCTTTTTGGTTATCTACCAAGACATTTTTTACGCTGCCACCGAAGTAATTGAAGCTGCGAACCAGCGATTCATACGTGTGCTCAGCATCTTGCTTAGGGGCAGCAAAGACATGAAAGCGACGCGAAAAACCGAGCGTATTAACGGCAAAATTAACCGTACAGGCAGAGCCTGCCACCTCAACGATGATTTCTCCCCAATCGTGTTGAAGTTGATAACCGGGGAGGGTTTCAAAGCGTACCGTGTTTTTCGAGGCCCTGAGCGGACGTTTGGGATGTATATAACGTCGGAGCATCGCACTCCCACCCCGGTAGCCTTTTTCACGGATTTCCTCAAAAATAACCGCCGCATTCCAAACCTGTTCACTCAACCTTGAATCGATGTAGTCTTTAAAGGGCTCGAGTTTAGCAACCTGTTTTTTACCGCGTTTTGCTGTTGGCGGCGCAGGATAGCTAATGTGCCGTCTCACCGTTTTTTCTGAACACCCTATCTGATGGGCAATATCAACAATAAATGCCCCCTGTTGATGGCGTTGTTTTATCATGTAGTGGTCCTCTCTTCTTAGCATGCTTATTTCCCTCATGGCTTTGTCACCACAAAGGAAACTGCATTCTGGCTTGAGTGGACAAATTAAATTAGCAATTTACGGTCTTTTATCATTAGCGCTGACAGATGGAAGCCGCTGAGACTCCTGTACAAAAGTTAAATGAGCAAGATCAGGCGAGCAGTATGGCGTTACAACAGGGCAATATCGCGCAACTAAGGTTAGCAAAGGGTCACAGCGGATGGGATCTGCAATTAGCGAATAATAAAAAGGTGCACATTGACGGCGAGCTGCCAGGTCATATTGCGTTACAGATGCGTATCGTCGAGCTACCGGGGATAACGTTTACGCTAACAGCGTCAGCACGCCCAGGGGGGGAGACGCCTAAATTTTATGTCGGATTGGAAGCGGCGAGCAGGGAGGCGTTATTGGCTGACAATCTCACCAAAACTCTGGCGTTTATCCAGAGCAAATTCGCCAATGATCCGCGATTTGTTATTGATCAACGGGTACCTATCGCTATCCGAGTCGGGCAAGATGATATGGCAAAAGGATTATTAGATTTAGCCACTCAGCGTTGGCAAGCGATCAGTAATATAGATGAGGGTAGTGCCGTTGCTCATCCTCATTTTTATAATAGTCAGGGGGATATCCTGCCTTTGCTTATTGCCCCTCAACATACCACCAGCGTTGCCCATATCGAATACGATACAACGCAACAACAGCTCGCTGTTGTGGGTGTTGCCCACCCCTTTAATAATAGAAAAAGCCGTGTTGACTATCACTATTTTCATGATTTGCCGCAAAATGCGCGCTATCAGCAACTTAAAGCTATCTACCTCGATGAAAAAAATGGCAAGGAGCAAGCACCCTTGATGGCGTTGCTGGATACGCTTCATACTCAGTCAAATCAACAGATGATATCCATCAAAGCCCCTATGATACCTATGGATGTAGAGCTGGCCTGGGATACAGAAGGAAACCGTTTTTTCCGTAAAGCGACGTGGCAAAAAGACGATTATCAATTTACCACCTTCGCCACCGATGCTAGCAATTTCCCTCGTCTGGCGGTAACTGTCTTGCCGCCCTCGACAGAACGACGTCAGGAATGGTTGACGCTCAGTCAAACTGATATCGGTCTTCCTATCTCATCGCTCACGCTCTCGATACCACCTGAGATAAGCGGTATCGATTTATCCGCATTGCCTGCGATACCCACCAAAGTATTTGCGCCGATTGGGACAAAAATCCGTGGTTTAGATCATCAAACGACGCTTTTTTTACACACTGAAGGCAATCCTAAAGTGATGTTAAAATTGACATCGCTGCCTGCGCTTCCCGGCACAGCCACAATAACGGCAGAGGCTCAGCAACACTGGGGTCTGGCGCTGATGATTGACAGCCAGGAGGAATTAGATACGACGATCAACCTCGCCCAAATTAATCAAGCATTACGCACCCATTTTACCGATCAAATACCATTTACCGCTGATCCCTACCTGCCGTTGCTCCTTAGCAACCGTAAAGGTGAAATCGCCGAGGGTATTTTTGATATCACCACCAGACGTAGTTGGTTAGTAAAAATCTCCCGGGGTGAGGGGAGCCATCGTCAATCTCGCGCTTTAGTCGGGGATCAACCCGACGCTTTAGCACAGGCGATGAGTTCATTTCAAGAAGAAGCAGGGGAAATAGGAGCGGTTAACAGACTGTCGTCGATACATGACTTGGGTCAAAATAGTTTGATTGAACCTAGAATATAATATGTTCAAAAAATAGTTACTATACCCTTCGTTTTTGAAGTTGCCGCTAGGTGGCCAGAGCGACCGACCGGTGAATACCATGAGTGATCGCTGCCAACGCCGCCGTAACTTGAAAGGCGAAGGGTATAAAACCAACGGGGCTAATGCCCCGTTGACATTCCCACCTCACTATTATGCTGGAAAAGCGCCCAAAATATCAGTAATAAACCTGGCGATTAGGTTGACCAGCTTTTAATCCCCCCTGCTGGTCAGCGGTGTTACAGGTGGTAAAACCATGCGCCGTTACCAAGCCCTGTGGATTGAAAGCGACGTAAAAAGCGGTAGAGCGACCTTCTTTTTGCAACATATAATCAAAACAGGTGCCACTACCATTACGGATAGCTTGACGGTTGTGAGGTTGCCCGGCCACCTGCAAAATTTGTTGTTGGGTGGCACCGACCTGTGCCGCTGCAGTGACCAAAGGTTCACTGCCAAAGTTGTTGATCAGTGCCAAGCCAGTGCATCCCACCAACATCATAACACTACAAGCCATAATGATTTTTTTCATAATAATCCAACTCAACTATACTGGGTTAAAACAGCATCAACACTAAAAAGGTAGTATAAAAATAAAAAAATGTGGCGTAGCCTTTAGTTTTTTCTGTATATAGCCAAATCAGTTTAATTTATCTAGAAACTAATAGATTCAGCTTCCCGGAATATAAAAGGGCTTTAATTTAAAGGAGGAAAAACTTTTTGATGAATGAGTTTAAAATGTTTAAATCCGAAAGCTGAGACTTGCTGATGGGGCACACCTAATGCGAATAAAATTTTAGATGCATAATTTAGGCTCTTTTTATTAGGAAGAAAATGCCCAGACATATGCGTAATATATGTATTACCATTTTCTTTTCTCCCAATGTAACCAGCACTCACAACAGGCAGTGGTTGATTATTTTCCATACTTGACAAAGATGGGTGAGATAAGGTTTTTAAATTAGCACCTTCTTTCTGTTTAAAGGTTCCAATTCTCAATTTACCATCAGAGGTAACAATAAATTTGCCTTGCCAACCAAGTTCTTTCAAATGTTCTAAACTACTTGCATCTACTACTGTCTCAATACGAACAAACAAATGTTCAAAAGCATCACTGGCTCGTATATATTCATCATTAAATTCTCCAGCTCTATTATTTGGAAGATAACCAGTGGCTAGTTTTTGGTTCGTCAGACAACGAGTAATAAAAGCACTGACCACTGCAACATGACCGTGCATTTTTGACAATAATCCCGTTTTTTGTTTTTTGGTAATGTTCTCGATCGATGATTGTTCCAACAGAATACCAGCGGTAAACAATCTTTCTAGCTTTGTGCCCTGCTGTAACGATAATTTGTACGCTTCCAATGATTCCCCCTCACGTAACACAAGCTGGGAATTGTAGGATAAATCCAGAAGGTTTAATGTTAACGGCAAGTTCTCTACCCTAGGTGCAGTTTTAAGGTTATTGTGCGATACAATTAACCATTTTAGACAAGGTGTTAATTTACTCAAATCATCCAAACTTTCCAAACCCATCTCGGATATGTCCAGAGTTGTTATATTTTGTGGCAAATAAGGCGGTAATTTTTCCAGGCGTAATCCCGTTAATGTTAAATGCAAAAGACCATTATCTTCACACTCTATAATTCGTGATGC contains:
- the istB gene encoding IS21-like element helper ATPase IstB; the encoded protein is MMEMENLLIRLKMDYLGDALESLCEEATKKALNYREFLQQALAQEWNGRHQKGLESRLKQARLPWIKTLEQFDFTFQPSIDRKIIRELAGLRFVEHHENVILLGPPGVGKTHLAIALAVKAATAGHRVLFMPLDRLCCTLMKAKQENRLERQLQQLCYARVLILDEIGYLPMNREEASLFFRLLSRRYEKASIILTSNKSFTDWGDVFGDHILATAILDRLLHHSTTLNIKGESYRLKNKRKAGMLPIKTTDIIQAPGIETQQEN
- the istA gene encoding IS21 family transposase encodes the protein MLRREDHYMIKQRHQQGAFIVDIAHQIGCSEKTVRRHISYPAPPTAKRGKKQVAKLEPFKDYIDSRLSEQVWNAAVIFEEIREKGYRGGSAMLRRYIHPKRPLRASKNTVRFETLPGYQLQHDWGEIIVEVAGSACTVNFAVNTLGFSRRFHVFAAPKQDAEHTYESLVRSFNYFGGSVKNVLVDNQKAAVIKHGQNGHIEFNAGFLQLANHYGFSPRACKPYRPQTKGKTERMVGYVKHNFFTRYRQFESFAHVNQLLAMWLAKVADQRHLRQFKQTPENRFAEEKIALMPLPATDFDTSYFDLRQVAWDSYIDVRGNRYSVPSFWCGRAVNIRIGLDNTLRIYGDEQLLATHLLQEVTQGWQKVPEHHQALWQQVNRVASRSLSVYEELL
- the osmE gene encoding osmotically-inducible lipoprotein OsmE, encoding MKKIIMACSVMMLVGCTGLALINNFGSEPLVTAAAQVGATQQQILQVAGQPHNRQAIRNGSGTCFDYMLQKEGRSTAFYVAFNPQGLVTAHGFTTCNTADQQGGLKAGQPNRQVYY